Within the Miscanthus floridulus cultivar M001 chromosome 17, ASM1932011v1, whole genome shotgun sequence genome, the region ccggtgagctgttatcgggtagtccgagtggaggcccgagccccattcgctaggggacggctagcggtccagagacgcactccaatagTACCAGAGGgtgtctctagtgggtgccgaggccgttcgctgggcctcggtggctcggtgcctccctacggtgagatcccattcggatacttccctgccggtctcggataTGACTTAGGATGCCCTGAGCaactgttcgctcgggcctgggccatttgtaggctcgccccgaagtcgtccctgactctgttgccctagggcggctgtcgaaacctcttggaggcccagccttcgaacccctggactgtaacgggctcggtgccctttatcgtgttttgtaatgaaacctctagcgtgggcttggaccgtttgtcttggtcttcgggtgcaagaggagcccccgagcctccgcctggagcaagagggcggtcgggggtcccctgactttttcatccgcccctcacatatccttttcgttcggacagagggtttgtttgccgatcccattctggtctcggcaaggttgcaggaagagcccctagcctctacacgaaGCGAGAGGGCCGttgggagttcccctgactttttatatgccccttgcgcgtgagggtttgtttgccgaggccccttttgggcgcgagcccgagttgtggggtctcggtgtatttgcaggaagagccccctagcctttgCACAGGGTGGGAGGGCCGTCAGGaactcccctgtctttttgtacgaccctcacgcttcctttttgctcggaaggagggtttgttttgccgagcccctttgagtgcgagctggggtcgctgggtctcggcaaggttgtaggaagagccccctagcctctgcataaaacgagaaggccgtcaggggttcccctgacttttgtgcgaccctcacgcttcctttttgctcagaaggaggggtggaatgtgcctcgctaccctcgatgggcacgagcggtggcacttccgatgagctgttatcgggtagtccgagtggaggcccataccccgttcgctaggggacagctagcggtccagagacacactccaagagtaccagaggatgtctctagtgggtgccgaggccgttcgctaggcctcagtggctcggtgcctccctacggtgggatcccattcggagactttcctctggtctcggacacaactttgggcgtcccaagcgtttcgcttgctcgggcctcggccccgtatgggctcgcccgcagttgtccctgactctgttatcctggggcggctgtcaaaaccctttggggcccagccttcgaacccctggatcgtaataggttcagagcccggttccttcatacgaaagggaTATGTcgcagggaatatcttccctattggctcggcacgggcggcgcaccttttgaggcggtttcatggggagtcgaaacgacgcctgctgccgtagtggccgagcgtgacgtggtggatgggacgtaaccgtcctcacatttaatgcgggagatgtGGGCGCGTGGGCTGACGAAATCAGCTCGTGGTTAACTATGCCggacggggaaaacctccccgatttcgttgctcgttcgtttcgcctcctccctgcataaatactcgaggagtctcgcccctcctcgtcttaccttgcctgcattagcaccgtCTTCGTCGTGCCGTCGCTAGCGCAGCAGGTgctgggaagaagaggagagaagagcgagcctagggagacagcgagaaaaaagcgagagcatgggagggagagaaaaaaacTCACCATCGCCCTCGATTCCTCCATCGTACCCATGGCTGGCGACATCATTGTTGTCGAGGCAGACCCCTAGGATCCGTCTaatgtcaccgaggagatgctccagtcgcttgtcgacggtggactcctccacccggtgacagaccccgctaggccggagtggattgctccatacggcgagccgaagccgaggcctcacgacggctatgttgtgagcttcgtctccttccacgagcgcggcctcggtgtcctggcagaccggttcatgcgggcgctcccgcactactacggcgtggagctccacaattttaatcccaactctatcgctcaggcggctatctttgttgctgtctacgaggggtatttagggattgctccccattgggagttgtggctccatctattccgggcggggcatactaccaagccgacgggcacatcAGGTAAGAGGAAGGTGGCGAGGGCCGgaggctacactctccaagtgcgttaggagcgcctgcacctctacatcctggcccaactcgcgtcctccaaccaccggtggtacacgagttggttttacctccgcaatgatgacggagggcttcccccctacaccgggcggattaTGGGGAGTTGCCCAGAGAAATGGAAGTGAGGTGTCccaaaggtcgaccagcccaagctggagccactCCTGGAGGGGCTAGTGAGGCTACgaggccatggcctcaccgtggctgtggtcatggccaccttccaccgccggagggtgctgccgctgatggctcagcggcgtcggctgttcgagatgaagccgggtgagcccattgagggcacccggatgtcctcctccgccctttccgacaaggaaattcttcgtcgggtgggggagacggtagaggcgaagctgtggggcagcaacttgacccctatcgcgatgcggccgtcgcgggggttccttttgctggtaagtcatgtgccactgtagcctctgaacctcctcggtctccccttaccccttgttccctcatgcgtgtttgtcgttccttcaggggatgagggatgtgcgctcctctccaccgcccgttcccgaggacgtggggcggtgggtgatcaaccgcgctcacgccaATGCGCAGAAGAGGCGAAAGGATGCCAAGGTGGTGAAGCGCCCGAAGCACATCCTCGCGcgtgaggagctggataagcgccgccgtcaacaacggaaggatggtctcccgttagAGGAATCCCCATCGATGTCATTGTCGATGGAGGCCTTGGATGGGAatgacaagggcgagggagggcgaggtcccctagaccaccttcctgacgtcgtggaggtggcgcccggggtgtcggcaagcagcccgacacccccgggaaggggaggagaagcggacccggggccggcggttgcctgctctggggccgaggccgacacgcccgaggcgcgggcgttaggcaaatgcgccgtcagcccggtaggctcggtggccgtggtggagcaggtggcggtggaggcgacgccaccgcccctgtagaggaccgaaggggcgccggggtccgctgaagaccgaccggcgccgatggatacggaggcgacaCCTCTACCGCCGCCTCCGCCACTATGGATGAGGTTTGCCGTGGTGAAGCGGGTGTCGTCCTGTTCAAGGCAAGTGTATtcttggcagggtcatagtgtcttccattcgcttttttggtttcgcgctgaccctgtaggttaattttccttagtcggaagcggcctgcggatgaccttcccttggcgcccctgaaggcgcttaaggcgagccccggctcctctgcccactgggtggcggaggcacaagccgccatccaccgcggcgcggcgtcggtgaGGGTCAACCTGAAAgaaccggccgcccaaggaggggctgccgaggtggCCCCTACACCGATGAGAGAGGGATCGCTCCCATCCCatgggggcgaggctcacgagtcggatggggccggcgtgcccttggttgccgaggcccccagGGTCTCCGAGGCTAAGGCGACGGAGGACAGGGCGCCCAAggccgccgagaccgcagtggccgcggccggtgtttctgcgtcctccgaggccacgatggcggaggctggagcccccaagATCACCACAGCCGTTGGAATGGCGGCGGGGCTGTCcgtccaggaggcggagatgaaggcagcggaggcctcggtggcgcccttggctcaggggccgccgttgttacgagagagcgcccgggaggtggaggtctatccgatctctttCGACGATACCTCCCGGGCACAGGAGGTGGTGGACGCCAAGGACGCTggtgccgtggaacagccggcacCAATCTTGAACGAGGGAAGTTTGGCCCTCGTGCGGGCGCGACCCGAGCCTTGCAGGTGGGACCACCtatgggtactgtggcggagccgggacgaccttgagggggagcctctgttcgccctcgaggacgcagccgagggcgggcggtggggcaccttcgagcaataccgccagctagcggagcggtcgctgcggacgGCCTTgttcgtggtggccgacgaactgcctggAGTCGCCCAGGTTTGCGTTTTCCTTTCTTGCGTGACGTCGTTCTTTTCtcggttttgtcgcaatcgacgacctctgttctgtttcctcaggagctcgagacccggtcccttgagaagtcggtctttctctggtgggagagggccatctgggaccagcttcagcagtagatgggccttcttgccgacgctAACGAGCTTCTATCAGTGCAAAGCATGGAGGTGGGGGACCTTcaccttcgctgtgccgacgcgaaggtcgaggcggccacggcccagacACAGCTcacccctttggcggcgcgggtcatggagctggaggaggagcttacccgcgtggtcagcgatcgggatgccttcaggtcttgGGCCGAAGAAGCAACGGCCTCAAGCAAGACCCTCACCGGGCAgatgggggcagaggagagtgcgcaccggctgacaaaaggtgctctgaacgaggcccttgctgtggttgaggcctcgcaaatcgaggctgtggttttgaagggggcggtcgagggtgagttccagcccccttgttttgtttccttttccttatgttcgctccctgacttccttgtatgacgcagagctgggaagtgaagcttccagggcggccgaggcctctaggGTCGAGGCCCAacggttgaaggagaaggccgaggcctatCAAGCCAAGACCCgatgctgggagcagaaggccaagggtgagttctgtgggcttccgtccctaacttaggttgttctttctctcgctcgacctgattccattttccgtggtgcagagtcagaggcagagATCATTCAGGCCGccaaggcttccagcgcggtgcagacggtgctcgagaccgagattggGGAGCATGAGGCACTGAAACGTGCTGCCCTTTCTGCGTGCGAGGCCTTAGAGGTCGAGGGGgtttagtcaggcagctcccttgggagccgcttgattgcgctgagcagctagATGCGCGAGCCGCTCCGAGGggcactgcacacgggtgtcaagcgggcgctggccatcatctcctctcactaccttggcgtcgacctctcggtcatcagtgatggctatgttctgcctgatgatgacgaggaggctgacgcggcggtcgcgaagctgacggaggcggcggaaggccttGGCACggtgctggcgacgctcttcgaagaggaggtggttcctcccctaccatctgccggtgctgaaggccctgagccttgatctgggccccaggggctatgtaaaaatagaataggggttattttttgtatcgtaacgcttgtggccgtcgaggcctttatttttgaagtacttgtgtttcttagttgtttttcttatgtttctgagcctctgccctctgtcgctcctgatcggatttcgtttgcaaaacacccccttggggcctaagccgtcccttgagcgagaggtagtgagggagtgccatagcccggaggcgtaggccgtctcgtgactctaccggcctcttgcttaggaaacagaccttggtccgaggggtttttacaactgattcgtcagagcctgctagggacttggcgtaggaatttttgcgaaaaacaactaaagaatggtgcatgggacctaggggacgcctaggggggtcccctatctagcccccaagggaggcttggttctgccgaggcagaaccaagtctcccttgccgtgttactgtattgtcgaggcctacgatgggctcgggggggttCTCGAAaatttagaccaactaaagaacgctttttaattgtatttcgagaaatgatatatacaatgcttggaaatttagggataaaagcgacatagctgttctatgttccaagcgttggtgaagacttcgcccttctcattggccagtTTGTAGGTCtcaggcttcagcacttgggcgatgatgtacggtccttcccatggcggggtcagcttgtggcgacccttgttgctctgtgctagcgtcaacaccaggtcgcctaccttcaagtctcggcctcggacgcgtcgggcctgatagcgccgtaggctctgctggtatttggccaagtgtagtagcgcgatgtctcgggcttcctctagttgatcaagggcgtcctctcgggtgatgcggttactttgttcgttataggcttgcagcctcggggaaccatattccaagttggtggggaggatggcctcggccccatagactaggaagaaaggcgtgaatcccgtggctcggcttggagtgttccttaggctccagatgaccgatgggagttcagcgagccatttcttgccaaactttttcaaccggttatgaatccttggcttgaggccttgtaggatcatgcacgctctacttggccgttggtccttgggtgtcctatggctgaccaggccacatggatgtggaggtcgtcgcaaaacgtcaggaaccttttgccagtgaactgcgtcctgttgtcggtgatgatggtgttggggaccccaaacctatggataatgtcagtgaagaacagcaccgcctgctcggatttgattcgattgatcggacgagcctcgatccatttggagaacttgtcgattaataccaatagatgggtgaagcccccgagGGCCTTTTGTAGTGGcccgaccatgttgagcccccacacggcgaatggccatgtgatggggatggtttgaagggccagggccgggagatgtgtctgccgagc harbors:
- the LOC136516044 gene encoding uncharacterized protein translates to MGLLADANELLSVQSMEVGDLHLRCADAKVEAATAQTQLTPLAARVMELEEELTRVVSDRDAFRSWAEEATASSKTLTGQMGAEESAHRLTKELGSEASRAAEASRVEAQRLKEKAEAYQAKTRCWEQKAKESEAEIIQAAKASSAVQTVLETEIGEHEALKRAALSACEALEVEGV